The window TGTTGGTGGCTACAGTTACATTAACTAGAAAGTTggatgtaaattaaaaataaagacatcatggAATCCAAAAGGTCTCAAAAAAGGGCTCACAGGAAAAGGGGAACAAGTTACTGGAGCTGGTTACTTACCTTTGACCAGCAGCTCATAGAACTGGGGTTCGATTGCGCCAACAGCCATGAACTCCCCGTCTGCTGTCCTGTAGGTTGTGTAGAAAGGAGCCCCGCCATCTAACATGTTTTGTCCACGAGGCTGTCCCCACAGCCACGTGTGCTGAGTCTTCCACAGGAAAGAACTTAGGTACGCGGTTCCTTCCACCTTTGAAGAAGGAAGACACTTTACAGATGCAGGTGCTTAAGTACGTATAAAGGAAGGATTATTTAGGGCACTTAATATTTATGTAACTGCCTATTCTAAGAGGCAGGACAATTATGCACACTCAATTGGGGAAATCTTGTAAGACATAAAGGAACTACATTTGTATTCCTTTCAAATACTGCCAAAGTGTTGATGATTTCTGAAGTTCCGTAacagtgcacagacattcacTGAATTATTATCTctacttttgtttgtgtgtgagtacatagaggtcagaggtcaacgtCAGGTATCTTTTTCTCAATTGCTTCCTGacagtctcccactgaacctggaaatCACCAATCTAGACCGGCTAGCCAGGAAACCCTGGggatctcctgcctctggctccccagtgctgggatcgcaGGTAATGCTTTagattagttttaaaaaaaatgcatttttacatgggtgtggggagtgtgaactcaggtcctcatgcttgaataccaggcactttaccaactgagccacatatGTTAAAACTGACTTTGAGTATCTACACATTCAATTTCATTGccgaaaagcacacacacacacacacacacacacacacacacacacacacacacagagagagagagagagagagagagagagagagagagagagagagagagagagagagagagaatgccacaTTGTAAAGGGAACTCATAAACCTAGCTTATTCTAACGTTCCTCCAATCCTGTGATCTTTAATGATCACTGGTAGATTACAAAATAAACATGAGCATGTGAGTAGCAAACGTTCTAGTTTTCAACGTCCAAACACATCCGTTTGGGACTACTACCTTCCCACCAACTCCCTAAGTAATCAAAGGGGATTCCAGTGCCCGGGTGTCATTATCACAGGGCTCAAACTTGAAGCCAAACGGCACCTAATGCAAAAACCTCTCCATCTCTGCAGATTGTTTCTTCGTGGCTGTTGTTGGGGGCTTGGGGGGCGGTTTGGAgtggacccagggccttgcacatgctcaaCAATTACTCTACTGCTAAGCCACACCCTCGGCTCTCTTTTCAATTTTAACtttggacaaggtctcactaattGCTCAGGCTGACATGAATGTACTCTAGCCCAGACACATCTCACGgctgcaatccccctgcctcagcttcctgagcaggTGGGATTACCAATGCCACATGGCCCTATTGTCTAAAAGTTTTACCGTTCTAATGATGCCAGTGTCCCAGGAAGAATCTTACCCTGAGGCTACCCACAGAGGGTTCCTTTCTGATAGTACACATGGAATTCCTCATCTGCTGGCTGTGaagcaaatgtaaaatattttttgaatatagCCCAATTTTCCCTTTCCGCTTACAATCTCAGATGCACCTGAATTCATGGCAATAACATTTGTCATTGCCAAATCTGGTCATACTATAGCTTAATGACAGGGACTGCTTATGCTCATGTAAGTGGCCTAGCCACAGGTGGTGCTTTTGTTGGGGGATCAAGTTAGCATTTTCATATTTGTATAAAGACATATAATGACACACATAGATATACAAATGCACATAGGTATGTCTCTGCTTTAAGTAAACTTTATGTTTATCTATTAATGCTTTAATCCCGACAAATCAGAGATTCAGTCACATTCATTACTAAAGTTTTTCCCTCCCCTTTTGCATAAATTTGAGCTTGTTACTAAAATACTCGGAAGGAAAATTATTGTTCTATATAGATCTTAATTTGGGCTTGCTCATTCAAAGTCCAACAAGTTAGTGCCTACCACGAAAAGTGCCTGCTTTCTCCTCAGGCTTCAACACCTGACAGACAGTTAACGGAGCAAATAACGAGCAAGCTGGGTTACTGTGCAGTGTCACCAGCAGTTCCCACAGGAAGTTCAGAATACTGATTATCTGACTTTCATATGCAGGCCAAAGAGTGTGAAAAGTTTTCAGATTCCAGACTGAACCAGCCTTGGAACGAAGTCTTTCTGCTGTGCTTCGTCATCGTAAATGAGACGCACTTAGCATCACAGGAGGCCACAGGCAGACACCCAGTGCTAGCAATGCTCATCTCATGGTGAGGCTCAGCAGTGACTACCTCATCACTCATCTCTCTTACGCTCTTTCTCACACGCCATGGAAGCTGCTCAGACAAGAGCCTGTGGCACAGGAAAAGAGCAGCCCACCACTGCCACGGTGTGGGCCGACAGTGGATAGAACTAGGATTCTATTACACCAACAGCCATGACCTCCCTATCTGCTGTCTTGTAGGTTGTATAGAAAGGCGCCCCGATATCTAACAGGTTCTGTCCTCGAGACTGTCCCCACAGCCACATGGGCTGAGTCTTCCACTTAAATAAGGAAAGAGCTTAAGTATGCTTGGTGTATGCAACTCACAACACCAAGGTCAGGTGCACTCCCTACAGTGAGTAGATACAACAAAATGGACCTTTTCCACGGTTTTAGGGGACAGAGAGTCCTGTGAAAAAACAGGCTCCCTATCACTTGACGCCTGCCAGCACCAAGATTTCTGTTGCTAAACAGCAAAACGCTCCTGGCCTGTCAGGAAAAGACATCTGCCTCACCTTAGTCAGGGGCTACAAAGGCTTCCAGGACTGAGGAAGTGATAAATGAGGTTTACTGAACCCATTGATTTGAGTCATTAACCAACAATGATGATCCCCTAAGGTTATACTTTCACATACACTCAGACCCCACCATGATCTAATAATTAGGTAAATCTAATTAGATACTAGATACATTCTGATGAAAAGTGAAACAATCTTCTATTTATATTTAACTATAAACAATCAAGTACATATAGCAAACTAGGATTCCTTACAACTCCCAAAGCCACGTGTCTCTTCTTAGAGCATTCTTTGTGGATGGTGTACACAGTGCCCACAGCAGGCAGTGTGGGAAAGCTATTCCAAAGCCTGGCTTTCGGTTAAATTGTGCTATGGTTCTGCTTCTGAATCTTCCTAGCCACCTCCTTTAAAAAGCTATCTCTGGAGCCTTCAAATTTTCCATAGCTAATGGGAATGTGCCTATCCCCCTTAGGCTGTGTGGCTCACAGAAAGGTAGCCACAGAACCCTGCCCTCTGTGACACAATGTGAACTTTCTGCTGTCTCGTGATGAGGCTGTACAATGATTAGGCCAGGAGCCAGGGTTCAACGGTAAACCCCACATTGCACCTCCCAAAATACACAAGAGAGGGAGCAAAAGGACAAAGTGAGTTGTGCCCCATGCCAGAATCACAAGAAACAGGCCGAGCACAGGGCTGGACATGAGTCACCTGAGGGGAGAAGGAGGCAGCCAACCGAGGCTTCAAGGCGAGGCGGTGTCGTGGGAGGTGGACTTCGTAATAGTCACTCAGTGACCCAATCTAATTTACATTGTTTAATCTTTAAAACCAGAGGTGTCCACAGGCCTTTGACCCCCTGGCCATTACCCTTCCCTTGGCACTTCTTTACTTTGGTTTCCATGACGACACTCCTTCTTGTTCTAGACCTCTTCTTCTTCCACCCTGGTCCTTCCTCTTCTGCCTACTTGCTCTCCCTACACATCAGCATTCTGTCTCCTGCCCAGGAGATCACAGAATCTCACCTGGCTCCCAGTTTATTCCCAAATGACCGCAAAATCTGGTACTAGTTCCTAATAAACTACTCCCCCCTGGATACTGAAAAGCTACTTCAAACTTgcaatgaacaaaactaaattcattttcatctaagaaaaaaaaaaaaagactcacaaTCACAAATCCTTAGGGAGTCAATTCAGGGCACTGTGGACACCCCACACCATGATGAACTAACTCAACTCCCTAACAGTTCTGACAAGTggacatttcattcattttataacaCGGTTGTAAAGTGGCCCTCCAAGATGACCGAGCTAAGAAGCTgcagaggtaggaggagagaagTCAGCGGTCACCCTGTGCTCCGCTGCTTCGTGCTATCTGCTCCCTGTCAAGTCTTCTGCTAGCAGCCAGGAACACTGTCCTCTAGGTCACACGAGCCAGAAACCTGGCTGCGCCCTCTGATCTTTCCTCTCTGCGTATTGCCAAGTCATCaacaaccccacccccacacaattTTACATCCAGTATTTCTTTAATCCAGTCCTGGTCTAACATTAATTGCTTTAGAATGTGCCCGTATTTGCTCAGCAAACCCCAGTTAACTGGTCCCTGTACTTCCAGTCTTGTCTCCCTCAAATCTGTTCTctatctgacctccacagacctCGCAGCCCTGGACTGAACTCTTACCAAGGAGCTGTGAGAGCTCAGATAAGTGTCCAGGCATCATGTCAAGGTACAATCCTCCCCCTTAGATGGAATTTCACTTTCAATAGCCACTGTTTAAATTAACCGTGGTCTGAAAATATTAACTAGAAAAGTCCATAAATAAGCTTTTTTTAGTACATATTTTATGCTGttctatttttagtattttatacaGTTCTATTTTTAGTGTTGTGTTAATCTCTTACTGTGTCTAATTTATAAATTTGTATGCAGGTATATCTGGGGAAAATATAGTAAGACAAAGTTTAGAATCATCTTCAGTTTCATGCACCCAATGGGACTCTTGAAACATACCCCAGCAGAAGACGGGGGAAATAGTGCACTCTTCTAGACTGAAGACAGAAATCATAGAGAAAGGGCCCCACAGGAAGGGGTGAGTGCTCATACACAACAGCGAACACAGAGAAACACGAAACTAAAGCATTTCCTAAGAAATGCAGCAGGAACTCTGGACAGGAAGGCCCGTCATCCTTAGCATCTCTAAGGACCGACTCCACTGGCTGGGGAACCACTTCTGAAGCTCAGTTTTGAAGGATGATTACATGGCAACTCTATTTTAATCACAAAAGATGGGAGGAAAATGTTGAAATACAGCACAGAAATCAGGtgagtttttaaaagtttagagcATACCGGTAGATAGGCTTAGCAGGGAAGGATGCCTACTGTCATGGCTGACACCCTGAGTTCAATGCTCCGAGCCTCATGATGAAGGAGGGTACTGActctcccaagttgtcctctgacctccagatataCTCTTACAcgttcacacaaaataaataaatcaatgaataacATTTAGAGTGCTGACTCCATAGACGGCTTCAGTATGGCATTCTAACGCATACAAAAGGGTGGGgctatttgaaagaaaaagatcTCTTGTCAGGCagggtggctcacatctttaattcctGCATAcaagagacagaggtaggtggatctccatgagttccaggacagcaagggctatatagagagaccctgtcaaaaacaaaacaaaacaaacaacaacaaaaaaaaacccaacaacaaagaaacaaaacaaaacctctttgGTGACTTGAATTCCAATATTAAACCTTACTTATTTCTTGTCTTGTTCAGAAAGTTTAGAGGCCATCATACATCATACGGCACCCCTATcactcccacctcccccacccaatTAATACTCACCATGTTCGCGTCAATGACCTGACCTTGGCCGGAACGTGTGCGTTCAAAGAGAGCAAGCACGATGCCCAGTGTGCACATGAGGCCACCACCGCCAAAGTCAGCCAGGAGATTCAACGGTGGGTATGGGTTCTCGCCACTTCTGCCAATCTTGGACAGAACACCTGCACCATGGACGACACATTGAATGCACCTTTAAATAAAGACGTGAGCACCTTGGACAACCAATTGTTATTATAGTCATTGACCCAAGTGAAAATGGTACACAGTGCTCTTCAAACTATGAACCCATTTAGTCTACTTACAAACAAGCGTTCCCTCAAGATAGGCTCCATTTGCTTCAACTTTTCCTCTCTACTAAATTTTCCTAAAGCCAAGTGgggtggcacacagctgtaactccagcactcagactGAGGCAAGCAGATGTGGATTTCTAgacctgggctatacagtgaactCTCCCAGggcaaaatagatagatagatagatagatagatagatagatagatagatagatagatgagatagatatatagataagatagatagatagatagatagatagatagataaaatatcaTCCCAACTGacatttttaatactttattaAAGTTTTCACTTACTAAGTTTTAGAGAGAAAATAATTACTGTCAAATTGTTTCCTGGCTTTAAAGCAACATAATACACTTTTATTAAAAAGAGATGTAAGAAAATAATCACACACAAAAGGAACAGGAATTAAGTTTTGAAAAGATGAGAAAAGCCAGGTTTATACTCACTTCTCCCTCAACCTCTAAATACCTTCTCACAGGAAGTAGGAGCTTTGTTTCCATCAGTAACACAGTTCTTAGACATCATAGAGTCAGGCCATTCTAAAACACGTTCTCACCGGCACATTCTCACAGAGTGACCGTGAGACCTGAAACTGTGAGCTTAGCCGTGCTCACAGAAGTCAGAAACGATGGCTCAAAATGATTCTTGGTAAGGCAATGTCAGAATCAAACTGAATCAACTTTCCCAATATGTGGAGTGACCACCCATCTTATTACCTTGCTCCTCATTCCCAGAAGGGGCCCTTCTGAAAACTGACTTCCCAACTGTAGAAAACAGGTGTTACTAGTGATTATTACCTATCCAATGAGTTGGGGTGGGGTGAGCATGCAGGTAGAGCTTAAGAATGGCAGTTCAAATCAATCTGTTTTTAACAACTATGTTCTCTTTGCCAGTTCCAGTAAGTATTTATAtctttacattttaaacttcTTGTTAATCAAGGCTGGGgactggggggatggctcagtcatCCAGAGtatgtactgcttttgcagaggacccaagttcacttcccagcatagCATTGCTCACAACAAATACCCATGACTGCAGCTCCAGGTGACCCAggaccctcttctggtctctagaGGCCTGTGCACTTACATTCATATACctacacacttacacataataaaaacatattttaaacccTTGTCAGTCAATGTAACTGCACTTCCTGATTTTGGAGCCAATTCAAAGTGTTTTAGAAAAGCATTTTCCAACATACCCGACAAAGCCAAATAGTTGATGTCATGGCCAGCTGCCTTGGAGAAACTTCCCGACTGGCCAAATCCACTCAGCCTGGCATAGATGAGCTTTGGGTTGTCCTGCAATAGAGTGTCTGGGCCAAGCTGGAGTTTCTCCATGACCCCTTTAGAGAAAAGTAAACAATTGTTTTAtggtttattgtttttaaagaggGCAAGAGTCGAAGATTGGGAGAATTCCTTCTACAGGGCAAACTAAGAGTGCACCCTCACAAGTAACACTAACACTTCGTTGTGATTTTGGTGAAAGTTGTCATAATTTAAGAGTCATTTGGAGACACTACTTAACCACACTGAACCACCCTCATCTTCAAATGGGGCATTTTTACGTTGTGATATAATCCTTAATGTCACCATTACTGTCCTCAGAGACGTCTGTGAGGACTAAAAATTACATGCAAATATGCCTGGTGCCCCATTCCCATCCCACTCACTGTCAAACTTACTGGCTTCCTGGTATCTACCAGGCGGCAATGTCAGTAAGGAGCAAGAGTGGCTAAAATCAGTGACTGAGGAAAACACAAGCCCATGGGATGCACTGGGCTAATACAGGAGGAAACACCATTTTtaaacagacagagaaagacttggtTCAGGGTTTGTGACAGTTACGAAAGCCTATGGACGGCCAGGTGGAGGTGTATGTCACCAAGCATGCAAGTCTACAGCTCGAACACTGTCTATAGCGCATGAAAACAGTGTTTTTGCACGGCCCATAGTAAACGAAGTGATCTTGAAGCTGGAGTTTGAAAATACCATCATTTAGAGACAGATTAGCATGGTCTGTGGATAGCTTTAGAGCATAGTACATATCAAAGGGTCAGTGGCTATATCCCAATGTCAAGTTTTCCAATCTATCTCTTGCACGAGAATCTCATACGGTTCAAGTCCCCCCAAATAACTGATAAAGGcaaatgtagaagagtgcttgggggtggaggggaaaTCAAGCAAATTAAAAGCCTAAGGAATCAAAGAAGCTTGGAGTAAGCAGCCAGGAGGGAGCCCGCGGTGACCGCGGCTCACCGCTGCGGAAGGGATCCAGCAGCACGTCCGAGCGTGCGCACATGCGCCGCAGCACGGCGGCTCCCTGCGGCCGCTTCAGGTCCAGCAGCAGCGAGCGCTTGCCCCGGGCCAGGAAGCTCACGTCGCCCACGGAGCCCAGCCGGTCGACGCGCACCACCTGAGCTCCGAAGTCCGCCAGGACCATCCCGCAGAACGGCCCCGGGGCCAGGCCCGCCAGCTCCACCACCCTGACGCCTCGCAACACCATGGCCGGTCCCGGGGCGAAAGCCGAGCGGCCGGGCGCCCTATCCGCCCTGGACGACCCATCCGACATCGCATCCCCGCCTCCCTCACGCGCCTGCGCGGGACCTGCCAAGGAGGCTGCGCGCTTGCGCACTCCCCGCCCACCCGCGGTCGTCCCCGGCCAAAGTCTATTTGGCTGGTCTGCTTCGTTCTGATGGTCAAGTTCATGCTTAAGTCCTTGCCCTTAAGAACTCCGGCGTGTGAGGGTCCCTCTCTCCGGAAGCTTTCGTACTGCCACCCGAATCCCTGCCTCCATCCTTCAGTGAGTGACTAAAGGTACTTAAGCACCATACTATTTAAAACAACACAGGGCGACAAGCACATTTCCATCGGTGGGCCACAGGGTGTCTCCCTTGCCGTcctgaaaatttagtttccttccAGTTTGAATACGCCCCCCTAGATGCCTCTAGTTTGAAAAGGAAGGCATGAGGGTGTAGCTCGGTTGGGAGAGTGCATGCCTAGCGTGCATGAAGGCCAGCACCGCTTCAAATGCCCGTGGTGTGGACTCCTATCACCCCAGCGTTTAGGAGAGTCTGGGATATCAGAAGTATTGTTCATCCGGGGTTGCATGAGAGAACTTTAAAAGTGGTTTTGGTTTGTCAGCTTTCAGTTTTATGGACAATGACAGTTTCGAGTTAGAAACgttttcaatctttaaaaaagtacAACAAAACCAATACCCCACCCACATTTGCAGTTCATTTTCTCGGTAGCGGGTGGAGCCTGTGTGTAGGTGGccaaatgcagtttttgaaaGCTCTAGGAAAATGAATAAAGCTAGACATGAATTCTAGAAAACTCTGGCACAGGTTCTTAACGAGtgaaataataaagataataaaagcAAAGGCGAAATGCTACGTAGTTGTAGCCAAAACTCTTTTAACCAGCTACTGAGTTTTAAGATACTTCCAGGCAGGGAATCTCTGCTCTCCCAGAATGAGCTGCTtcctgccaggaacagacatccTCTGCATGGTCTCCTATGCTCTCTGCTTGTCTGTTGCTGTTTTATGTGTCTACCCTTGTTCCAGCCTAAAGTTCCCTCATTATCTCCGCTTCTTTTCTTTGCACTTTGAAAAactggaaaggaaagaggaaattaCAAAGAATGGTATGGCTGACTTCCACACTGAGATATTAGCATTTCATCAGAGTGCTTCCATCctgtttctcttaaaaaaaaaaaaaaacaaaacaaaaaacaaaccaatggtACAGATGTGGCTTCAGTGTACATACAGGATCATATTCACATGCATCGAAGGTCTGAACCAGCATCATGCTGTACAAATCATTTCAAAGTACTGTGTTATCCACAGGCCCAGACAAAGCAGGGTGTACTAGGGAATCTCAACACTCCAGATCTTTCCTCTGGCACAAACTGTCTTCTGTTAATCAGAGGaaacaataatataaataatgCATATACAATTGTAttcagatatttttttaaaaaacaaaagatactcatgaagcattatttgtaattttaaaaaactgcaatttttggtatggtggcacacacctgtaatcccagcacttgggaagtagaagcagaacTATCAGAAATCcagtcatctttggctatatagcaagttcaaagccagcctggactacatgagaccctgtttcaaatcaACTACAAcaatcacaaacaaacaaaataaagaaacaaacaaaaaaaaacataaagcaaaaaagATTATATAGGTAAGAAGCATTAAAATTATACTTTTGTATTGGTATgggtgtgttttgcctgcatgtatgtctgtgtaccatgggcatgcctggtacctgaaggggctagaagagggtgttccctgagagaactggagttactgatgacTAGAAGGTGCCATGtgagcactgggaatcaaacctgggtcctctagaaaaacaaccagtgttcttaaatgctgaaccatctctccagcccctaaaattaTATTCACAAGTGGTTCTAAATAGCAAGTGGGAGTGCTCTGTTGGGTCAAGATAGGGAAATATGTAGAGAACTTGTCAAATGGTgtgttttattact is drawn from Peromyscus eremicus chromosome 11, PerEre_H2_v1, whole genome shotgun sequence and contains these coding sequences:
- the Amacr gene encoding alpha-methylacyl-CoA racemase; translated protein: MSDGSSRADRAPGRSAFAPGPAMVLRGVRVVELAGLAPGPFCGMVLADFGAQVVRVDRLGSVGDVSFLARGKRSLLLDLKRPQGAAVLRRMCARSDVLLDPFRSGVMEKLQLGPDTLLQDNPKLIYARLSGFGQSGSFSKAAGHDINYLALSGVLSKIGRSGENPYPPLNLLADFGGGGLMCTLGIVLALFERTRSGQGQVIDANMVEGTAYLSSFLWKTQHTWLWGQPRGQNMLDGGAPFYTTYRTADGEFMAVGAIEPQFYELLVKGLGLKSDELPAQMSVADWPEMKKKFADVFAKKTKAEWSRIFDGTDACVTPVLTFEEAPHHSHNRERASFITDEEQQASPRPAPQLSRTPAVPSVKRECCVGEHTEEVLKEFGFSQEEINQLHSDGIIESKKPKANL